AAGCCTCGATCGTGGACGCGGCAGCGGCCGCGAGTCGGAGCTTGGCGCCGTTCGAGCGGCGGATTCATCCGCTCCAGTCTCTTCGGCGAACGCACTCACGTACTCAGCACTCACGCACTTCCGTCGATGAAGCTTTCCTTCGAGATCGTCGAACTCCAGACCAAGCACGCGTTCAACATCGCGCGGCAGGTGGGGCCTCCGTCGCGGCGGCTGGTGTGGGTGCGCGTGCGGGACAGCGATGGCGTGGAAGGATGGGGCGAAGCCTCGCCGCAGCCGTTCTACGGCGAGACGGCGGATACGGTGACGGCTATCCTCCCCCGGCTGGCGGAGGCGCTGGAAGAGGCGGCCGGCGGCGATCCCTTCGCGCTGGAGCGGATTGACGACGCGGTGCACCACGCGCTGGCGCACAACGGCTCCGCGCGCGTGGCCATCTCCGCGGCGATGCACGACCTTGTCGGCAAACGGCTGGGCGTGCCCGTGTGGAAGCTGTGGGGGCTGGATCCCGCGGCGGCGCCGCGCTCGTCGTTCACCATCGGCATCGACGAGCTGGAGGTGATGCGCGCCAAGGTGCGGGAAGCGGCCGCGTATCCCATCCTCAAGATCAAGGTGGGCACGCCGCGCGACCGCGAGATCCTGTCCATGATTCGCGAGGAAGCGCCCGGCAAGACGATCCGCGTGGACGCCAACACCGGCTGGTCGGCCAAGCAGACCATCGCCGTCATGCCGATGTTCCAGGAGTTCGGCGTGGAGTTCGTGGAGCAGCCGCTGCCCGCGCACGATCTGGCCGGCCTTCGCCTCGTGCGCGAGAACTCGCCGCTCCCCATCATCGCCGACGAGTCGGTGGAGAACGCGACGGACGTGGCCAAGCTGGCCGGCGTGGTGGATGGCGTGAACATCAAGCTCAGCAAGTGCGGCAGCCTGCGCGAGGCGATCCGCATCATCCACGCGGCGCGCGCGCACAACATGAAGGTGATGCTGGGCTGCATGATCGAATCTACGCTCGGCATCGCCGCCGCCGTGCAGATCACGCCACTGGTGGATTACGTGGACCTGGATGGCGCCGCCCTTCTGGCGCACGATCCGTTCGCGGGGCCCGGGATCGAGGCGGATGGAACCGTTCGATTCAATTCGGAACCCGGGCTCGGCGTGCGCCGGAGGGAGTGATTGTTTCAGCCCGTCGCCGTGGTGCGCGTTTGTTGTGCTGACATGCACATCCCGCCA
This genomic interval from Longimicrobium terrae contains the following:
- a CDS encoding dipeptide epimerase → MKLSFEIVELQTKHAFNIARQVGPPSRRLVWVRVRDSDGVEGWGEASPQPFYGETADTVTAILPRLAEALEEAAGGDPFALERIDDAVHHALAHNGSARVAISAAMHDLVGKRLGVPVWKLWGLDPAAAPRSSFTIGIDELEVMRAKVREAAAYPILKIKVGTPRDREILSMIREEAPGKTIRVDANTGWSAKQTIAVMPMFQEFGVEFVEQPLPAHDLAGLRLVRENSPLPIIADESVENATDVAKLAGVVDGVNIKLSKCGSLREAIRIIHAARAHNMKVMLGCMIESTLGIAAAVQITPLVDYVDLDGAALLAHDPFAGPGIEADGTVRFNSEPGLGVRRRE